Proteins from one Desulfonema limicola genomic window:
- a CDS encoding class I SAM-dependent methyltransferase produces MDNKTFDDRYNVAPIIFKDWIKGRLDIADSVIFDFGCDTGVMSLGLIHHCSPKKVIGVDINDNYMNLLFEVSNRINIKKLPENLEFYVIEPQGNFSKIISKEVDCVFSWSVFEHVSQPILKQKVVDLYKILRKGGYAFIQIAPLYYSAFGSHLNMIITAPWAHLTTQLNLFQDYVFKAEKSGVYADEDDSNFEKIKASLWSLYSTLNKITSDELIKIFTSSGFTLIDKFTSCCQDTPPASLKAVYRKEVLITEQIVGLFRKNC; encoded by the coding sequence ATGGATAATAAAACATTTGATGATCGTTATAATGTTGCTCCAATAATTTTTAAAGACTGGATCAAAGGAAGGCTGGACATTGCTGACTCTGTTATTTTTGATTTTGGATGCGATACCGGAGTTATGTCCCTAGGGCTTATCCATCACTGTTCTCCCAAAAAAGTAATAGGAGTGGATATTAACGACAATTATATGAATTTGTTATTTGAAGTATCAAATCGGATAAATATCAAGAAATTACCTGAAAATCTCGAATTTTATGTTATTGAACCACAAGGAAATTTTTCAAAAATTATTTCTAAGGAAGTTGATTGCGTTTTTTCCTGGTCAGTATTTGAACACGTCAGCCAGCCTATTCTTAAACAAAAGGTTGTGGATTTATATAAAATCCTTAGAAAAGGAGGTTATGCTTTTATACAGATAGCACCTCTTTACTACTCTGCCTTTGGTTCACATCTGAACATGATAATTACTGCTCCCTGGGCGCATCTTACAACACAATTGAATCTTTTTCAGGATTATGTATTTAAAGCAGAAAAATCAGGTGTTTATGCAGACGAGGATGACTCAAATTTTGAAAAAATCAAAGCATCTTTATGGTCTCTTTACTCTACTTTGAATAAAATTACATCAGATGAGCTTATAAAAATTTTCACATCTTCTGGTTTTACCCTGATTGACAAATTTACATCTTGTTGTCAAGATACCCCTCCAGCTTCATTGAAGGCTGTTTATAGAAAAGAAGTGCTGATTACCGAGCAGATAGTAGGATTATTCAGAAAGAATTGCTAA
- a CDS encoding class I SAM-dependent methyltransferase: MHLSSLDKMRYFREKYLSDMEDRELSILDLGSTAIGGSYRSIFEEEKWKYAGLDLFSGENVDIVLSDPYNWLEIESNSIDVFISGQTFEHIEYFWKTMLEISRVLKPEGLCCIIAPSGGPEHKYPVDCWRFYPDGFKALARYAKLDVLEVSTQWESQGYGDGSDMWADTMLVARKPEIKNHVNGLHIYERDVNIDSGDSLSKIIKYIVPNTRVMELGPATGYLTKYMKEELNCSIDCVEISPEMAEKAKVYCDNMLIANIDEIKLEDHFQGKTYDYIILADVLEHLKEGEKTLNSCRKLLKENGKCIISVPNIAHASIIGSLLKGRFEYTDDGLLDRTHLRFFTRNSIKTLLSQCRFSIEKIEVLQKLPEDTEIADSLIDLPVSIQNEIYNIQDSLTYQFIIICTQAGKDKFENEKIQQDRTVADLRKTFIMGLNERVVETETALSHAQNLAHERLNEISKYEKELKYAQSLTHERLNEISKYEKELKYAQSLTHERLNEISKYEKELKYAQTLAYERLDKISELENRLCKTEKELKYAQTLAYERLNEIVENQKNITQLTDIIKSYQEHPFYKIYKKIKKINNIKK, encoded by the coding sequence ATGCATTTAAGCTCCTTAGATAAAATGAGATATTTTAGAGAAAAATATCTATCTGACATGGAAGACAGAGAATTATCTATTCTTGATTTGGGAAGCACTGCTATAGGAGGTTCTTATCGCTCCATATTTGAAGAAGAAAAATGGAAATACGCTGGATTGGATTTATTTTCTGGAGAAAATGTGGATATCGTACTGTCTGATCCATATAACTGGCTGGAAATAGAGTCAAATTCAATAGATGTTTTTATCTCGGGACAGACATTTGAGCATATTGAATATTTTTGGAAAACCATGCTTGAAATATCAAGAGTTCTCAAACCCGAAGGATTGTGCTGTATCATTGCGCCCTCAGGAGGCCCTGAACATAAATATCCGGTGGACTGCTGGCGATTTTATCCAGATGGCTTTAAAGCACTTGCCCGTTATGCAAAACTTGATGTGCTGGAAGTCAGCACTCAATGGGAAAGTCAAGGTTACGGTGACGGCAGTGATATGTGGGCTGACACCATGTTAGTTGCCCGAAAACCTGAAATAAAAAACCATGTTAATGGACTCCATATCTATGAGAGAGATGTAAATATTGATAGCGGGGATTCTTTAAGCAAGATAATCAAATATATTGTTCCCAATACCAGGGTTATGGAGCTTGGGCCTGCAACTGGTTATCTTACAAAATATATGAAAGAAGAATTAAACTGCAGTATTGATTGTGTTGAAATATCGCCGGAAATGGCAGAAAAAGCTAAAGTGTATTGTGATAATATGCTGATTGCCAATATAGATGAAATTAAGCTGGAAGACCATTTTCAAGGGAAAACATATGACTATATTATACTTGCTGATGTCTTGGAACATCTTAAAGAAGGAGAAAAAACATTAAATTCATGCAGGAAATTGTTAAAGGAAAACGGGAAATGTATAATATCTGTTCCTAATATAGCTCATGCTTCGATTATTGGGAGCTTGCTTAAAGGAAGATTTGAATATACTGACGATGGATTATTAGATAGAACTCATCTGAGGTTTTTTACTCGAAACAGTATAAAAACTTTATTAAGCCAATGCAGATTTTCAATTGAAAAAATTGAAGTATTACAAAAACTACCAGAGGATACAGAAATAGCTGACTCTTTAATTGATTTACCTGTAAGCATTCAAAATGAAATTTATAATATTCAAGACTCATTAACATATCAATTCATAATTATCTGCACACAGGCTGGCAAAGATAAATTTGAAAATGAAAAAATTCAGCAAGACAGGACAGTTGCAGACTTGAGAAAAACTTTTATTATGGGTCTTAATGAGCGGGTTGTTGAAACTGAAACAGCCTTATCTCATGCTCAGAATCTGGCACATGAAAGATTAAACGAAATAAGTAAGTATGAAAAAGAATTAAAGTATGCCCAGTCCCTGACACATGAGCGATTAAATGAAATAAGTAAGTATGAAAAAGAATTAAAGTATGCCCAGTCCCTGACACATGAGCGATTAAATGAAATAAGTAAGTATGAAAAAGAATTAAAGTATGCCCAGACTCTGGCATATGAGCGATTAGATAAGATAAGCGAATTGGAAAACAGACTTTGTAAAACTGAAAAAGAATTAAAATATGCCCAGACTCTTGCATATGAACGACTAAATGAAATTGTCGAGAATCAAAAAAATATTACACAATTAACAGATATAATAAAGAGTTATCAGGAACATCCTTTTTATAAAATTTACAAAAAAATTAAAAAAATAAATAACATTAAAAAATGA
- a CDS encoding glycosyltransferase, with protein MTDNFFLNNLRIDVFIVVYKPDFELFRRQLESIISQSKTLFNLYVWDNNEDIMVSNQLESICNEYSKDFISNRILGKGKNLGFGIGHNNLMEISYSYWILILNQEVLLEPECIDSLIEFAKTDTKSCAWEMRQIPYEHPKMYDPVTLETPWVSCAACLFRRSAFEKVRGFDPHIFMYGEDVDISWRLRYAGWKLRYIPKSAVIHNTYDFPGEIKPLQVIGGTLTNLCLRARFGNYIDIIKGILMLIIEISMPESFPGRRKMLIKNLSKFYNDFSYFRDKSDINRKKFAPAFSGWNYSLHREGAFYKFKKNMSQTYPLVSILIRTSGRTEWLREALLSVRNQTYPNIETIVVEDGPPLSEKMISNEFLPLMNIRYYSTGKKIGRSAAGNIALDRANGDYFNFLDDDDVLFADHVQVLIQTVTEHNKKGAYSLAWETPIRIISDNPLKYKEETYYIRHRQSFSRIALWHENYMPIQSVLFCRSLYEKYGGFFEDMEQLEDWNLWTRYTLDNDFCFVEKCTSKYRIFSDFNIQKKRQKKLDQAYRKALEKQKEMLFTTDPRTISELIEDYIHKQAIFCLTHIQLRYFAKKTFFGRQIISCRGYFQHILIWLKKRLNG; from the coding sequence ATGACAGACAATTTTTTTTTAAATAATTTAAGAATTGATGTTTTCATTGTTGTTTACAAACCTGACTTTGAACTTTTCCGCAGGCAATTAGAAAGTATTATTTCCCAGTCAAAGACTCTTTTTAATTTGTATGTATGGGATAATAACGAAGATATAATGGTTAGCAATCAGTTGGAAAGCATTTGCAATGAATATTCAAAAGATTTTATATCAAACCGAATTCTTGGAAAGGGAAAAAATTTAGGTTTTGGAATCGGCCATAATAATTTGATGGAAATATCTTATTCTTACTGGATTCTTATTCTTAATCAAGAAGTTTTACTGGAACCAGAGTGTATTGACAGTCTGATAGAATTTGCAAAAACAGATACAAAATCATGTGCATGGGAAATGCGGCAGATTCCTTATGAACATCCAAAGATGTACGATCCTGTTACACTTGAAACGCCCTGGGTAAGCTGCGCTGCCTGTCTTTTTCGGCGGAGTGCATTTGAAAAAGTAAGAGGTTTTGACCCTCATATATTTATGTATGGCGAAGATGTTGATATTTCATGGCGGCTTAGATATGCTGGATGGAAACTGAGGTATATACCTAAATCTGCGGTTATACATAATACATACGATTTTCCAGGTGAAATAAAGCCTCTTCAGGTTATAGGAGGAACTTTAACCAATCTTTGTCTCAGGGCGCGCTTTGGAAATTATATAGATATTATTAAAGGCATACTCATGCTGATAATTGAGATATCCATGCCAGAATCATTTCCTGGGCGAAGAAAAATGTTAATTAAAAATCTATCAAAATTTTATAATGATTTTTCTTATTTTCGAGACAAGAGTGATATTAATAGAAAAAAATTTGCTCCTGCATTTTCAGGATGGAATTACTCATTGCATCGGGAAGGAGCATTTTATAAGTTTAAAAAGAATATGTCCCAAACTTATCCTCTTGTTTCCATCTTAATCAGAACTTCCGGGCGAACTGAGTGGCTGAGAGAAGCCTTGCTGTCTGTGCGCAACCAGACCTATCCTAATATTGAAACCATTGTTGTCGAAGATGGGCCGCCTTTATCTGAAAAGATGATAAGTAATGAATTTTTACCATTAATGAATATACGGTATTATTCAACTGGAAAAAAGATAGGGCGGTCTGCTGCCGGGAATATTGCACTTGATAGGGCAAATGGAGATTATTTTAATTTTTTAGATGATGATGATGTCCTTTTTGCAGATCATGTTCAGGTTCTTATACAGACAGTAACAGAGCATAATAAAAAAGGTGCTTATTCTCTGGCATGGGAAACACCTATAAGAATAATTTCAGATAATCCTTTAAAATATAAAGAAGAAACTTATTACATCAGGCACAGGCAGTCTTTTTCCAGAATTGCTCTCTGGCATGAAAATTACATGCCTATTCAGAGTGTCTTATTCTGCCGCAGTCTTTATGAAAAATATGGCGGATTTTTTGAAGATATGGAACAACTGGAAGACTGGAATCTTTGGACACGTTATACATTGGATAATGATTTTTGTTTTGTAGAAAAATGCACATCAAAATATAGGATTTTCTCAGATTTTAATATACAAAAAAAACGTCAGAAAAAACTGGATCAGGCATACAGAAAAGCATTAGAAAAACAAAAAGAAATGTTGTTTACAACTGATCCGCGGACTATTTCCGAACTTATCGAAGATTATATACATAAACAGGCAATATTTTGTTTAACACATATTCAACTGAGATATTTTGCAAAAAAAACTTTTTTCGGCCGCCAGATTATAAGCTGCCGGGGATATTTTCAGCACATTTTAATATGGCTTAAAAAACGTCTGAATGGATAA
- a CDS encoding glycosyltransferase family 2 protein translates to MFEIIIVNYNSTQHLIKCLESIYKTLNDLHINIFIQDNASTDNVDLLKKDYPLISITINHSNIGFAKAVNQALKLTESNYVILLNPDTYITEGFFKNSIEFMEKYPNIGLIGPKILDTDGKLQNSARSFPNPLTAFFGRTSFFSRIFPNNPITIKNLSSLQSDGKTPMEVDWVSGACMVVRRKAIEKVGLLDERFFMYWEDADWCRRMWKNKWKVVYYPRISIYHHAGASSKKNVWRCAFEFHKSVYRLFDKYLAPSLWIVKPFVICGLSIRLLFVLISHLLVSIKNFVKN, encoded by the coding sequence ATGTTTGAAATTATTATTGTTAATTATAACAGTACACAACATTTAATTAAGTGCCTTGAATCTATTTACAAGACATTGAATGATTTACACATCAATATATTTATTCAAGATAATGCATCTACCGATAATGTTGATCTGCTGAAAAAAGATTACCCCCTTATTTCTATTACTATCAATCACTCCAATATAGGCTTTGCCAAAGCTGTTAATCAGGCATTAAAATTAACTGAAAGTAATTATGTAATTCTTTTAAATCCTGATACTTATATTACAGAAGGCTTTTTTAAGAATTCTATTGAATTTATGGAAAAATATCCTAATATAGGTTTAATAGGTCCAAAAATACTTGATACAGACGGCAAACTTCAAAATTCTGCAAGATCATTTCCAAATCCTCTAACTGCTTTTTTTGGTCGCACTTCGTTTTTTTCCAGAATTTTTCCAAATAATCCCATTACAATAAAAAATCTTTCAAGCTTGCAGTCTGACGGAAAAACACCGATGGAGGTTGACTGGGTTTCCGGAGCCTGCATGGTTGTCAGGAGAAAGGCTATTGAAAAAGTCGGCCTTCTGGATGAGCGGTTTTTTATGTATTGGGAAGATGCAGACTGGTGCCGCAGGATGTGGAAAAATAAATGGAAAGTTGTTTATTATCCAAGAATTTCTATTTATCATCACGCAGGAGCCAGCAGCAAAAAAAATGTATGGCGCTGTGCCTTTGAATTTCATAAAAGTGTATATCGTTTATTTGATAAATATCTGGCTCCATCTTTGTGGATTGTTAAACCATTTGTTATATGTGGCCTTTCTATTAGATTATTATTTGTATTGATTTCCCATTTACTTGTATCAATAAAAAATTTTGTGAAAAATTAA
- a CDS encoding protein GlmU: MNDQHILKINKLLSKGVKIPTPQTIEIGEEVDIERISAGVKIYPGCRIYGKSTLILQGAELGYEGPVTVKDCQIGPDVKLKAGFFDNAVFLEKAEAGSGSHVRGGTILEEEAGIAHTVGLKQTILFPFVTLGSLINFCDCFMAGGTSRKDHSEVGSSYIHFNYTPNQDKATASLLGDVPRGVMLNQRPIFLGGQGGLVGPCRLEYGSVIAAGCVYRKDEPRPGRLLMAGQGRAGSIPFTSGIYQGVKRIILNNIIYIANLIALMQWYENIRYQFISPGFPDELLTGLKDKLNMGITERIKRLNEFAQKMPESLRLYQESAGENASQSLIAQKKELNEKWPELKAYLNSDHFDINQGRAGDLSLMEAFMKKIDKGIEKSGKKYIRVIKGLEPDESETGTRWLQRIVDRIVSESFEIIPAFGSVNI, from the coding sequence ATGAATGATCAGCATATCTTGAAAATTAATAAATTACTCAGCAAAGGCGTAAAAATCCCAACCCCCCAGACTATAGAAATAGGCGAAGAAGTTGATATTGAAAGAATCTCAGCAGGAGTCAAGATTTATCCAGGATGCAGAATTTACGGAAAATCAACCCTGATTCTCCAGGGAGCGGAGCTTGGATATGAAGGGCCTGTAACTGTTAAGGACTGTCAGATCGGGCCTGATGTAAAGCTCAAGGCTGGTTTTTTTGATAATGCTGTGTTTCTTGAAAAAGCTGAGGCAGGGTCAGGGTCTCATGTAAGGGGCGGGACAATCCTGGAGGAAGAGGCGGGTATTGCCCATACAGTCGGGTTAAAGCAGACCATACTTTTTCCTTTTGTAACCCTGGGAAGCCTTATTAATTTCTGTGACTGTTTTATGGCAGGAGGTACAAGCAGAAAGGATCACAGCGAGGTGGGAAGCTCCTATATTCATTTTAACTATACCCCGAACCAGGACAAGGCTACGGCATCACTTCTCGGGGACGTTCCAAGAGGGGTTATGCTCAACCAGCGGCCCATATTCCTGGGAGGGCAGGGCGGTCTTGTGGGGCCTTGCCGGCTTGAATATGGGAGTGTTATTGCAGCAGGGTGTGTGTATAGAAAGGATGAACCCAGGCCAGGAAGGCTGCTTATGGCAGGGCAGGGCAGGGCAGGAAGCATTCCTTTTACTTCCGGTATTTATCAAGGGGTTAAAAGGATAATTTTGAATAATATCATATATATTGCAAATCTCATTGCCCTGATGCAGTGGTATGAAAATATCCGGTATCAATTTATTTCTCCTGGATTTCCTGATGAACTTTTAACAGGGTTAAAAGACAAACTGAATATGGGAATAACAGAGAGAATAAAGCGTTTAAATGAATTTGCCCAGAAAATGCCTGAATCATTAAGGCTTTATCAGGAATCTGCCGGAGAAAATGCTTCCCAGTCTCTGATTGCACAGAAAAAGGAACTGAATGAAAAATGGCCTGAACTTAAGGCATATTTAAATTCAGATCATTTTGATATAAACCAGGGCAGGGCAGGGGACTTGTCTTTGATGGAAGCATTTATGAAAAAAATAGATAAAGGCATTGAAAAATCAGGAAAGAAATATATCAGGGTTATCAAGGGGCTGGAACCAGATGAGTCTGAAACTGGAACCAGGTGGCTCCAGAGGATTGTTGACAGGATAGTTTCTGAATCTTTCGAGATAATTCCTGCCTTTGGCAGTGTAAACATATAG
- the glmM gene encoding phosphoglucosamine mutase, with amino-acid sequence MGKLFGTDGIRGPANIYPMIPEMAVNIGRAVAWLCIKNGKPGKIIIGKDTRISCSMLEYALASGICSAGGEAHLAGVLPTPAIAFLTSSTNADAGIVISASHNPYYDNGIKIFRHDGFKLSDEKEAGIEALILDNENLLSMCRDIRDTGQVYHMENPADKYIEFLKTSLPEDFSLKGMKIIIDCSNGAASYTAPILFNQLGADIEALFVNPDGKNINDNCGSQHTEILVKRVRETGADIGLAFDGDSDRLIAADEKGRVITGDQILAICAKHMKEQGILKNNLAVSTVMSNLGLSAAFKKLGIKHLTADVGDRYVMQKMLESGAVIGGEDSGHMIFLDHHTTGDGIMTALQLLKAVKASSRPLSGLAEIMDVFPQVLLNIEVTDKPDIENVPEIADAIQKVEQELGEQGRVLVRYSGTQPMCRVMVEGPTAEITRQCCQDIADVVYALIGKK; translated from the coding sequence ATGGGAAAACTGTTTGGAACTGACGGAATAAGGGGGCCTGCCAATATTTATCCAATGATCCCTGAGATGGCGGTAAATATCGGGAGGGCAGTGGCCTGGCTGTGTATAAAAAATGGAAAGCCAGGTAAAATAATCATAGGAAAGGATACGCGCATATCCTGTTCCATGCTTGAATATGCCCTGGCTTCCGGTATTTGCTCTGCCGGAGGTGAGGCGCATCTTGCAGGTGTTCTGCCTACACCTGCAATAGCATTTCTCACATCTTCAACAAATGCAGATGCAGGCATTGTTATTTCAGCTTCTCACAATCCTTATTATGATAATGGCATAAAAATATTCAGGCATGATGGTTTCAAGCTTTCAGATGAAAAAGAAGCAGGGATTGAAGCCCTTATTTTAGACAATGAAAATCTGCTTTCCATGTGCAGGGATATCCGTGATACAGGTCAGGTTTATCATATGGAAAACCCGGCAGATAAATACATAGAATTTTTAAAGACCTCACTGCCTGAAGACTTTAGTCTTAAAGGCATGAAGATAATAATAGACTGCTCCAACGGTGCGGCCAGCTATACTGCCCCTATCCTTTTTAACCAGCTTGGTGCAGATATAGAAGCCTTGTTTGTAAATCCTGACGGGAAAAACATTAATGACAACTGCGGTTCCCAGCATACTGAAATCCTTGTAAAAAGAGTGAGGGAAACAGGTGCAGATATTGGACTTGCCTTTGACGGAGACAGTGATCGTCTGATTGCAGCAGATGAAAAAGGCAGGGTTATAACAGGGGATCAGATTCTTGCCATATGCGCAAAACATATGAAAGAACAGGGAATCCTGAAAAATAATCTTGCAGTAAGTACGGTTATGAGCAACCTGGGGCTTTCTGCTGCATTTAAAAAACTTGGCATTAAACACCTGACTGCTGACGTGGGAGACAGGTATGTAATGCAGAAGATGCTTGAATCTGGTGCTGTTATAGGCGGCGAGGATTCAGGGCATATGATTTTTTTAGATCATCATACAACCGGGGATGGAATCATGACTGCGTTGCAGCTTTTAAAAGCTGTTAAAGCTTCATCAAGGCCCCTTTCCGGGCTTGCAGAAATAATGGATGTATTTCCCCAGGTATTGTTAAACATAGAAGTTACCGATAAACCAGACATAGAAAATGTGCCTGAAATTGCTGATGCAATTCAAAAGGTTGAGCAGGAACTCGGAGAACAGGGCAGGGTGCTTGTGCGTTATTCAGGAACCCAGCCCATGTGCAGGGTTATGGTGGAAGGGCCGACTGCTGAAATTACCAGGCAGTGCTGCCAGGATATTGCTGATGTGGTTTATGCTTTGATTGGTAAAAAATAA
- a CDS encoding type II toxin-antitoxin system RelE/ParE family toxin: MKKAEFLYPAENEMLEAAEYYERQVKGLGSAFLREVQRAVKAVENNPEIWEVVRGNVRRRLVKRFPYGILYRIEPIKIIVVAVMHLHRNPNYWYDR, encoded by the coding sequence ATGAAGAAAGCCGAATTTTTATATCCGGCAGAAAATGAAATGCTTGAAGCTGCTGAATATTATGAAAGACAGGTCAAAGGACTCGGTTCAGCTTTTCTGAGAGAAGTTCAGCGTGCGGTAAAGGCTGTTGAAAACAACCCTGAAATCTGGGAAGTTGTGCGCGGGAATGTCAGAAGACGTTTGGTCAAACGTTTCCCCTACGGCATACTATACAGAATTGAGCCAATCAAAATTATTGTTGTTGCGGTAATGCACCTGCATCGAAATCCAAATTATTGGTATGACAGATAG
- a CDS encoding addiction module protein yields MSSNLESLQVEIQKLPFQERAILIQNLISDLDNSEDTDSEELWIREAERRYQQWKEGKIQSKPASAVFREALVKFR; encoded by the coding sequence ATGTCCTCAAATCTTGAATCACTACAAGTTGAAATACAAAAACTTCCGTTTCAAGAACGTGCCATACTTATTCAGAATCTTATTTCTGATCTTGACAACAGTGAAGATACTGACAGTGAAGAGTTATGGATTAGAGAAGCGGAGAGACGCTATCAGCAGTGGAAGGAAGGCAAGATTCAGTCCAAACCAGCATCTGCTGTATTCAGAGAGGCGTTGGTAAAGTTCAGATGA
- a CDS encoding Bax inhibitor-1/YccA family protein produces the protein MQTLREKTQSAVQGLSVQQDVMVNSFIRSVYNWMAVGLALTGFVAYAVANSEFMLRLIFGNKLIFFGLIISELVLVFTISARVSSGKMNTSTATGLFILYAALNGATLSVIFLAYTAASITSTFFICAGTFTACSIYGMVTKRDLTSLGGFLMMGLFGIIIASVINMFIGSSAVSMIVSYVGVLVFVGLTAYDTQKLKYMALSQPEGLDAGTIRKGAILGALSLYLDFINLFLMLLRIFGGSRD, from the coding sequence ATGCAGACACTTCGTGAAAAAACACAATCCGCTGTACAGGGTTTAAGTGTACAGCAGGATGTCATGGTCAATTCATTTATCCGCAGCGTTTACAACTGGATGGCTGTCGGCCTTGCTCTTACAGGCTTTGTTGCCTATGCTGTGGCAAACAGTGAATTCATGCTTAGATTGATTTTTGGCAACAAACTGATATTCTTTGGTTTGATTATCAGTGAACTGGTTCTTGTTTTTACCATAAGTGCAAGGGTAAGCAGCGGAAAAATGAACACATCAACAGCAACAGGATTATTTATCCTGTATGCAGCTTTAAACGGTGCAACTTTATCTGTAATCTTTCTTGCATATACAGCAGCATCAATAACATCAACCTTTTTCATATGTGCCGGAACTTTTACTGCCTGCAGTATTTACGGAATGGTAACTAAACGAGACCTGACATCCCTGGGCGGTTTTCTTATGATGGGACTGTTCGGGATCATTATAGCATCTGTTATTAACATGTTTATAGGCTCTTCTGCTGTAAGCATGATAGTAAGCTATGTTGGTGTCCTGGTTTTTGTCGGCTTAACAGCATATGACACCCAGAAACTGAAATATATGGCATTGTCCCAGCCTGAAGGTCTTGATGCAGGAACCATAAGAAAAGGCGCTATCTTAGGTGCTTTGTCCCTTTACCTTGATTTTATCAACCTGTTTCTTATGCTGCTTAGAATTTTTGGTGGCAGCAGGGATTAA
- a CDS encoding Uma2 family endonuclease: protein MQEKAIEWISEQEYLEYEKDSEIKYEYFEGEMFAMAGASEKHNLIVSNLIMSLGNQLKQKPCRVYPSGMRLKIEHTGLYTYPDVMIVCGERKFTNDDKPETLLNPDVIIEVLLDSTESYDRGRKFEHYRKLESLKEYVLVSQDVKKIEKYFKADGKWIFSDTDENNTSIVLESLDCELNHLEIYDKID, encoded by the coding sequence ATGCAGGAAAAAGCCATAGAATGGATTAGCGAGCAGGAATATCTTGAATATGAAAAAGATTCAGAAATTAAGTATGAATATTTTGAAGGTGAAATGTTTGCAATGGCAGGAGCTTCTGAAAAACATAACCTTATTGTATCTAATCTTATTATGTCATTGGGAAACCAGTTAAAGCAAAAGCCCTGCCGGGTTTATCCCAGCGGCATGCGTCTGAAAATTGAGCATACAGGACTTTATACCTATCCTGATGTTATGATTGTCTGCGGAGAGCGTAAATTTACTAATGATGATAAACCTGAAACCCTTTTAAATCCTGATGTAATTATCGAAGTTCTGTTGGATTCCACTGAAAGCTATGACAGGGGAAGAAAATTTGAGCATTACAGAAAACTGGAATCATTAAAGGAATATGTTCTTGTTTCCCAGGATGTTAAAAAAATTGAGAAATATTTTAAAGCAGATGGCAAATGGATTTTTTCAGATACAGATGAAAATAATACGTCAATTGTGCTTGAATCCCTGGATTGTGAGCTTAACCATTTGGAAATATATGATAAAATAGATTAA
- a CDS encoding Uma2 family endonuclease, translated as MQKKAIEWISEQEYLEYEKDSDIKYEYFEGEMFAMAGASEKHNLIVSNLVGELRNQLKKKPCRVYPSDMRLKIEHTGLFTYPDVMIVCGERKFTNDDKPETLLNPDVIIEVLSDSTENYDRSKKFEHYRKLESLKEYVLVSQNVKKIEKYFKADGKWIFSDTDENNTSILLESVDCELNHLEIYDKIDE; from the coding sequence ATGCAGAAAAAAGCCATAGAATGGATTAGCGAGCAGGAATATCTTGAATATGAAAAAGATTCAGATATTAAGTATGAATATTTTGAAGGTGAAATGTTTGCAATGGCAGGAGCTTCTGAAAAACATAACCTTATTGTATCTAATCTTGTCGGGGAGTTAAGAAACCAGTTAAAGAAAAAACCGTGCAGGGTTTATCCCAGCGACATGCGTCTGAAAATTGAGCATACAGGTCTTTTTACCTATCCTGATGTTATGATTGTCTGCGGAGAGCGTAAATTTACTAATGATGATAAACCTGAAACCCTTTTAAATCCTGATGTAATTATCGAAGTTCTGTCTGATTCCACAGAAAATTATGACAGAAGTAAAAAATTTGAGCATTACAGAAAGCTGGAATCATTAAAGGAATATGTTCTTGTTTCCCAGAATGTTAAAAAAATTGAGAAATATTTTAAAGCAGATGGCAAATGGATTTTTTCAGATACAGATGAAAATAATACGTCAATTTTGCTCGAATCTGTGGATTGTGAGCTTAACCATTTGGAAATATATGATAAAATTGATGAATAA